The Hydrogenobacter thermophilus TK-6 genome window below encodes:
- the pqqB gene encoding pyrroloquinoline quinone biosynthesis protein PqqB has translation MEVLFLGTAGGGGLPQWNCNCPYCNKARRGSIPKREECCVALSVDGNSWILVDMPPAAGSLITRYEVLAPAHVRETPIVSLFLTHTDINHMLGMFTFRGPTTHTDAYLTLYSTEATERLLRDYFKAHSIIKVKWHTLELNTWNDIVDVRGKRLGLQVFPLPIPGKPPTYHWHEEEGTSVALFIRSDKGKSLLYATVVRTVTEELRKLMDESDCVIFDGTFWEEEELLKYDPKGKRSKEIGHITVKESLDILKSCKAKYKIYTHINNTNPINDPTSQEYMSILSAGIIVAYDGMELSI, from the coding sequence ATGGAAGTTCTGTTTCTTGGAACCGCTGGGGGTGGTGGTCTTCCTCAATGGAACTGTAACTGTCCATACTGTAACAAAGCAAGAAGGGGAAGCATTCCAAAAAGGGAAGAGTGCTGTGTTGCACTGTCGGTGGATGGAAACAGTTGGATCCTTGTAGATATGCCTCCAGCTGCGGGTTCGCTGATCACAAGATATGAGGTACTTGCTCCTGCCCATGTAAGAGAGACTCCAATCGTATCTCTGTTCTTAACACATACAGATATAAATCATATGCTCGGCATGTTCACCTTTAGAGGCCCAACTACACATACAGATGCATATCTTACACTTTACTCAACAGAAGCTACAGAAAGGCTTCTGAGAGATTACTTTAAAGCTCACAGCATAATAAAAGTAAAATGGCACACTTTGGAGCTAAATACATGGAATGACATAGTGGATGTTCGGGGAAAAAGATTAGGCTTACAGGTATTTCCTCTCCCCATACCTGGTAAACCGCCTACCTATCACTGGCACGAAGAAGAGGGTACATCTGTGGCACTTTTCATAAGATCCGACAAAGGAAAAAGCTTACTCTATGCTACCGTTGTAAGAACTGTAACAGAGGAGCTTAGAAAACTTATGGATGAAAGTGATTGCGTTATATTTGATGGGACCTTCTGGGAAGAAGAGGAGTTACTTAAGTATGATCCTAAAGGAAAAAGATCAAAGGAAATAGGACATATAACTGTGAAGGAAAGCCTTGACATCTTAAAAAGCTGCAAAGCAAAATATAAAATTTATACGCACATAAATAACACGAATCCCATTAACGATCCCACTTCCCAGGAGTATATGAGTATTTTGAGTGCGGGTATTATTGTTGCTTATGACGGTATGGAACTTTCTATTTAG
- the pqqE gene encoding pyrroloquinoline quinone biosynthesis protein PqqE gives MNEIKEPEVLVAELTYRCNMHCWYCYNPQDLNEYAPQKELTTDEWRKVIREAAELGIIHIHITGGEPTIRQDLPNIVQEAKNCGLYVNLITNITLYDKKYWEELVKKGVDHVQVSFQAHTKDLNDLIGEVKTYEKKLKILSWLKETGVFLTINIVLHRWNIDYIEEVIQFVYNLGIPRFEIAMLQFGGWDWKNRLSLIPSRESVERAYRIAQKYKEKFMGEMNITMVALDIYEGRPKPCTYGWGNKYMVINPIGEVLPCHGAKVIKTLTFENIRDKSLYEIWHNSESFNAFRGFAWMKEPCKSCPEKEKDFGGCRCFAYLLTGMADATDPSCELSPHRYLVDKLIQEAKERYMSPVKRGIIK, from the coding sequence ATGAATGAGATAAAAGAGCCTGAAGTATTGGTAGCTGAGCTGACATATAGATGCAATATGCACTGTTGGTACTGTTACAATCCACAGGATCTCAACGAATACGCCCCTCAAAAAGAACTTACCACAGATGAATGGAGAAAAGTCATTAGAGAAGCTGCAGAACTTGGTATAATTCACATTCACATAACAGGTGGGGAACCTACAATAAGACAGGATTTACCTAATATAGTACAAGAAGCTAAAAATTGTGGGCTGTATGTTAATCTTATAACAAATATAACTCTGTACGATAAGAAATATTGGGAAGAACTTGTCAAAAAGGGAGTTGATCATGTACAAGTTAGCTTTCAGGCACACACAAAAGATTTGAATGATCTAATTGGGGAAGTAAAGACTTATGAAAAAAAGTTAAAAATATTATCATGGCTTAAAGAAACAGGGGTATTTTTAACTATAAATATTGTCCTTCATCGATGGAATATAGATTACATAGAGGAAGTCATCCAATTTGTTTATAATCTTGGAATACCAAGGTTTGAGATAGCCATGCTCCAATTTGGTGGATGGGATTGGAAGAATAGGCTTTCGCTTATACCGAGCAGGGAGAGTGTTGAAAGAGCTTATAGGATAGCCCAGAAGTATAAAGAAAAGTTTATGGGAGAAATGAACATAACTATGGTTGCTCTTGATATATATGAAGGCAGGCCAAAACCTTGTACTTATGGCTGGGGAAACAAGTACATGGTAATAAATCCCATTGGAGAGGTGCTTCCATGCCATGGAGCAAAGGTTATAAAAACCTTAACCTTTGAGAATATACGAGATAAAAGCCTATATGAAATATGGCATAATTCAGAATCCTTTAATGCTTTTAGAGGTTTCGCATGGATGAAGGAACCCTGCAAGAGTTGTCCAGAGAAAGAAAAAGATTTTGGTGGTTGTAGATGTTTTGCATATCTATTAACAGGAATGGCAGATGCTACAGATCCAAGCTGTGAATTATCACCCCACAGGTACTTGGTGGATAAGCTTATACAAGAAGCAAAAGAGCGCTATATGTCACCAGTAAAAAGAGGTATTATAAAATGA
- the pqqC gene encoding pyrroloquinoline-quinone synthase PqqC: protein MIELGSSLLPFEEFINTLKDFGKDKYHIHHPFHRLMVEGKLTPGQIRAWVVNRFYYQRILPMKDAAIISNCPFPEVRRIWIKRILNHDNYGIEMWIKLGEAVGLNREQIVEGNVLPAVRFAVDTYLNLCKHRSWIYGVATTLTELFAPQAIEERIVALKDKYPWIKPEGFEYFEWRLSQKGISEDFSGTINILKSHVKSPKDQMECIEALSFKLDLLWSLLDAVYYEYILKNDGKTPYD from the coding sequence ATGATTGAGTTAGGAAGCTCTCTTTTACCCTTCGAGGAGTTTATAAACACCTTGAAAGATTTTGGTAAGGATAAGTACCATATCCATCATCCTTTTCACAGATTGATGGTGGAGGGCAAACTAACGCCAGGACAGATAAGGGCATGGGTGGTAAACAGGTTTTATTACCAAAGGATCTTGCCCATGAAGGATGCTGCCATCATATCCAACTGCCCCTTTCCAGAAGTAAGACGCATATGGATAAAGAGAATACTCAACCACGATAACTATGGTATAGAGATGTGGATAAAGCTCGGTGAAGCAGTTGGACTAAATAGAGAGCAGATTGTGGAGGGAAATGTACTACCAGCGGTAAGGTTTGCCGTAGATACTTACCTTAACTTGTGTAAACATAGAAGCTGGATATATGGAGTTGCAACCACGCTTACTGAACTTTTTGCTCCTCAAGCTATAGAGGAAAGGATAGTAGCCCTGAAAGATAAATATCCTTGGATTAAGCCAGAAGGCTTTGAGTATTTTGAGTGGAGATTGTCGCAAAAAGGAATAAGTGAAGATTTCTCAGGTACAATTAACATATTGAAAAGTCATGTTAAAAGCCCGAAAGATCAAATGGAGTGTATAGAAGCACTCTCTTTTAAGCTTGATCTTCTATGGTCTTTACTTGATGCAGTTTATTATGAATACATTTTGAAAAATGACGGAAAAACGCCTTACGATTAA